Proteins from one Carcharodon carcharias isolate sCarCar2 chromosome 19, sCarCar2.pri, whole genome shotgun sequence genomic window:
- the htr1d gene encoding 5-hydroxytryptamine receptor 1D has product MDHDNSSTLDFLQGMITNSSENSTAMLITWDENSQLGLRISLSVVLGIITLATILSNSFVFITICLTRKLHTPANYLIGSLAVTDLLVAIMVMPISIVYTVIKTWTLGQIMCDIWLSSDITFCTASILHLCVIALDRYWAITDALEYTKRRTPGRAGLMIAVVWVISICISIPPLFWRQSKALDELKECVVNTDQIFYTIYSTFGAFYIPSVLLIILYGRIYVAARSRIQKPHSAFGKRFTTVQLISGSTGSSLCSVGFNSQETLPHSGESPVYMNHIKVKVSDSVLERKRICAARERKATKTLGIILGAFIFCWLPFFVVALVMGICKEACWFHPVLSDLFTWLGYLNSLINPVIYTAFNEDFKQAFQKLMRFKRC; this is encoded by the coding sequence ATGGACCACGATAACTCTTCCACCCTTGATTTTCTGCAAGGTATGATAACTAATTCCTCAGAAAATTCCACTGCAATGCTAATCACCTGGGATGAAAACAGTCAGTTAGGACTGAGGATTTCACTGTCTGTCGTTCTGGGCATCATCACCTTGGCGACCATCCTTTCCAATTCATTTGTGTTCATCACCATTTGCCTCACCAGGAAGCTCCACACACCCGCCAACTATCTCATTGGGTCTCTGGCTGTCACAGACCTCCTGGTAGCTATTATGGTGATGCCCATCAGCATTGTCTATACTGTCATCAAGACCTGGACTTTGGGGCAGATCATGTGCGACATCTGGCTATCCTCTGACATTACGTTTTGTACTGCATCCATCTTGCACTTGTGCGTAATTGCTCTGGACAGATACTGGGCCATCACTGACGCCTTGGAGTACACAAAACGCCGCACGCCTGGCAGAGCAGGCCTGATGATAGCTGTAGTATGGGTCATCTCAATCTGCATCTCCATACCCCCGCTTTTCTGGAGGCAATCAAAAGCTCTTGATGAACTCAAGGAGTGCGTGGTCAACACCGACCAGATATTCTACACTATCTACTCCACGTTTGGAGCCTTTTACATCCCCAGCGTCTTGCTCATTATACTGTACGGCAGAATTTATGTGGCAGCTAGATCCAGGATTCAGAAACCACACTCAGCCTTTGGAAAGCGTTTCACTACTGTGCAATTAATTAGCGGGTCCACCGGATCTTCTCTGTGTTCCGTCGGCTTTAATAGCCAAGAGACCCTCCCTCATTCCGGCGAATCCCCAGTCTACATGAACCATATCAAAGTCAAGGTTTCAGACAGCGTCCTGGAGAGAAAGCGGATCTGTGCAGCCAGGGAGCGGAAAGCCACCAAAACCTTAGGGATCATCCTTGGTGCTTTCATTTTCTGCTGGCTCCCTTTCTTTGTAGTGGCCTTGGTGATGGGCATCTGCAAAGAAGCCTGCTGGTTTCATCCCGTCCTTTCTGACCTCTTCACATGGCTCGGCTATTTAAATTCACTCATCAATCCCGTCATATATACAGCTTTTAATGAGGACTTCAAACAGGCCTTCCAGAAACTCATGCGTTTCAAACGATGTTGA